Proteins encoded by one window of Yersinia massiliensis:
- the thyA gene encoding thymidylate synthase yields the protein MKQYLDLMKKVLEEGTPKDDRTGTGTVSIFGHQMRFNLQDGFPLVTTKRCHLRSIIHELLWFLNGDTNIAYLKENNVSIWDEWADENGDLGPVYGKQWRAWGAADGRQIDQLSNVVKQLKQDPNSRRIIVSAWNVGELDQMALAPCHAFFQFYVANGKLSCQLYQRSCDVFLGLPFNIASYALLIHMMAQQCDLEVGDFVWTGGDTHLYSNHIEQTHLQLSREPRALPKLIIKRKPDSLFDYHFDDFEIEGYDPHPGIKAPIAI from the coding sequence ATGAAACAGTATCTGGATTTGATGAAAAAAGTGCTGGAAGAAGGCACCCCTAAAGATGACCGTACCGGAACAGGAACTGTGTCGATTTTTGGGCATCAGATGCGTTTCAATTTACAAGACGGTTTCCCTCTAGTCACAACCAAGCGCTGCCATTTGCGCTCGATCATCCATGAGCTGTTATGGTTCCTCAATGGCGATACCAATATTGCCTATCTGAAGGAAAATAACGTCTCGATTTGGGATGAGTGGGCGGATGAGAATGGCGACCTTGGCCCTGTGTATGGCAAGCAATGGCGTGCATGGGGTGCAGCTGATGGTCGTCAGATTGACCAACTCAGTAATGTGGTGAAACAGCTTAAGCAGGACCCTAATTCACGTCGTATCATTGTGTCTGCCTGGAATGTGGGTGAGCTGGACCAAATGGCATTGGCGCCTTGCCATGCATTCTTCCAGTTCTACGTGGCAAATGGCAAGCTTTCTTGCCAGCTATACCAACGTTCTTGTGACGTGTTCCTCGGCTTGCCATTCAACATTGCCAGTTATGCGTTACTGATACACATGATGGCGCAACAATGTGATTTGGAAGTGGGGGATTTTGTCTGGACAGGTGGTGATACTCACTTGTACAGCAATCACATCGAGCAAACACATCTGCAATTGAGCCGCGAGCCACGGGCGCTGCCGAAACTGATCATCAAACGTAAGCCTGACTCTTTGTTTGATTATCACTTCGATGATTTTGAAATTGAAGGATACGATCCGCATCCGGGAATTAAAGCCCCAATAGCGATTTAA
- a CDS encoding prepilin peptidase-dependent protein, producing MKTSMALKEIELPKDIHLIRQKGISLIELLVVIALVGVMATWSAQSWHHYRQRERLADSARQLLAYLTLLQAQTNRSNGTALLWIQHTGQGCLGWGSRPNTACSALAGDTFIPPHPDVAITFSLHKNIGFYGIRNTAQAGNIMLSNPAGRIRLIISSRGRMRLCSEGESISGISRCQK from the coding sequence ATGAAAACCTCCATGGCATTGAAAGAAATAGAACTACCCAAGGATATTCACTTAATAAGACAAAAAGGTATCAGCCTCATTGAGCTGTTGGTGGTTATTGCCTTGGTCGGCGTGATGGCGACATGGAGCGCACAAAGTTGGCACCATTACCGGCAGAGAGAAAGGCTCGCTGATAGCGCACGTCAGCTACTGGCCTACTTAACGCTTTTACAAGCGCAAACTAATCGTAGTAATGGCACGGCATTATTGTGGATACAACACACTGGGCAGGGGTGCTTAGGTTGGGGAAGTCGACCCAATACTGCATGCTCAGCGTTGGCTGGCGATACATTTATCCCACCACATCCTGATGTTGCTATCACTTTTTCACTGCATAAAAATATTGGTTTCTACGGTATAAGAAATACAGCGCAAGCAGGAAACATCATGCTCAGTAACCCCGCAGGACGCATTCGATTAATTATTTCCAGTAGAGGCAGAATGAGGTTGTGTAGTGAAGGTGAGTCAATATCAGGTATCTCTCGATGCCAAAAGTAA
- a CDS encoding prepilin peptidase-dependent protein has product MPKVIRKSVELTLVQSEPKYMAGFTLPEMMLALSIGSMIMLAATQVFPKLRHNITLLQQRYHLELILSQAMAVLEKDLRRAGFCQGECQGNAITTHHYSGEIPDSCLIVAYDLNRNGRWEGEEHTESEYFGYRLRNKGLEAQRGERNCAGSSWENLLDPKEVTITHFSVRRLPEHASAQIYTVQLAGQKTGHSAIRHQLIYTIRGNNL; this is encoded by the coding sequence ATGCCAAAAGTAATCAGAAAATCTGTAGAACTCACTTTGGTGCAGAGTGAGCCAAAATACATGGCAGGTTTTACACTGCCCGAAATGATGTTGGCATTAAGTATTGGCAGCATGATTATGCTTGCCGCGACTCAAGTGTTTCCAAAATTGCGTCACAACATCACATTGCTGCAACAGCGTTATCATCTGGAATTGATACTAAGTCAGGCTATGGCGGTGCTTGAAAAAGATTTACGGCGCGCCGGTTTTTGCCAAGGTGAGTGTCAGGGGAACGCGATTACCACACATCATTATTCAGGTGAGATACCCGATTCTTGTCTAATCGTTGCGTATGACCTTAATCGCAATGGCCGATGGGAGGGGGAGGAGCATACAGAATCCGAATATTTTGGTTACCGCTTACGTAATAAGGGATTAGAGGCCCAGCGAGGCGAACGCAATTGCGCTGGCAGTAGTTGGGAAAATCTATTAGACCCAAAAGAGGTCACCATCACGCACTTTTCTGTACGTAGATTACCTGAACACGCTTCTGCTCAAATATATACCGTGCAATTAGCGGGGCAAAAAACAGGTCATTCAGCCATCCGTCATCAGCTTATTTATACGATACGTGGCAATAATTTATGA
- a CDS encoding YgdB family protein, with amino-acid sequence MKQNDQRGTSTLTAIAVLFALGLLLLSALHRQLDNIQQITAVDKRYLLAFNQATSSLNWGRSQRWLFTLPRHTNATWYCQEKQLIGLKACIKPASLTGFYILRGESQFRGTAAPLILYQRVKLKSDDKNNLSYQLVKDAHGWLDFCPDKDAQYCIH; translated from the coding sequence ATGAAGCAGAACGATCAGCGGGGAACCAGTACTTTAACCGCTATTGCCGTACTTTTTGCACTTGGCTTATTGCTGTTATCCGCTTTGCACCGCCAATTAGACAATATTCAGCAAATTACCGCTGTGGATAAGCGTTACCTGCTGGCATTTAATCAGGCAACGTCGTCATTGAATTGGGGGAGGAGTCAGCGTTGGCTATTCACTTTACCAAGGCATACTAATGCAACATGGTATTGTCAGGAAAAACAGCTAATTGGCTTAAAGGCTTGCATCAAACCAGCCTCGCTGACAGGGTTTTATATACTTAGAGGCGAGAGCCAGTTCCGTGGGACTGCCGCTCCCTTGATCTTGTATCAACGTGTCAAATTGAAGAGCGATGATAAAAATAACCTAAGCTATCAATTAGTTAAAGATGCTCATGGTTGGTTGGATTTTTGCCCGGATAAGGATGCACAATATTGTATTCATTGA
- a CDS encoding prepilin-type N-terminal cleavage/methylation domain-containing protein: MKYHHQRQLTQKSGISQAQLGFSLPEALIAALFFSVSLLGLLQYHQSLLQGFSSLWQQRQAWSSLHQHIDRIELGMFDESLITGMISNGIYRQSIGRIDGECTELNFTLVGQYHQRVDLSRWFCSMSDG, from the coding sequence TTGAAATATCACCACCAACGACAACTCACCCAAAAGTCAGGTATTTCCCAAGCGCAACTAGGATTTAGCTTGCCAGAAGCCTTAATTGCGGCACTATTTTTCTCTGTATCGCTGCTCGGGTTGTTGCAATACCATCAATCACTCTTGCAGGGATTTTCTTCTTTATGGCAACAGCGTCAGGCTTGGTCTTCACTTCATCAGCATATAGACCGTATTGAGCTCGGAATGTTTGATGAGTCACTTATCACAGGAATGATATCAAACGGGATATATCGGCAGTCTATCGGTAGAATTGATGGGGAGTGTACTGAGCTCAATTTTACTCTTGTGGGACAATATCATCAGCGAGTAGATCTAAGCCGTTGGTTTTGCTCAATGAGTGATGGCTGA
- the recC gene encoding exodeoxyribonuclease V subunit gamma translates to MFTVYHSNQLDLLKALTTALIEREPLDNPFQQEVVLVQSPGMAQWLQMQLAQQFSIAANIEFPLPATFIWDMFTRVLPDIPKESAFSKDAMTWKLMWLLPDLLDDPAFSSMQRYLSDDGDKRKIHQLAARVADLFDQYLVYRPEWLEAWERGQLIDNLDEAQQWQAKLWVELTRYTRQLEQPEWHRANLYQRFIRTLLDSKVCPAGLPKRVFICGISALPPVYLQALQALGKHIDIHLMFTNPCRYFWGDIQDYAFLAKLQSRKRRHYRESMEGQPVDGKPTEISLFRHPEQAEQLFNADGEQDLSNPLLASWGRLGRDHMYLLSQVDDIQEVHAFVDIDPDNLLHGIQHDMLELEDHAIIGTTPETLAHSDQKRCLDLADRSLSLHVCHSPQREVEVLQDSLLSLLAANPELTPRDIIVMVADIDSYTPYIQATFGNAIGDRYLPFAISDRKASQAHPALQAFITLLDLPQSRFTSEQVLALLEVPALANKFGITEDGLRRLRQWVGESGIRWGLDDENVRELSLPATGQHTWHFGITRMLLGYAMDSSAGDWQGVLPYDESSGLAAELAGQLADILMQLSQWRQQLSEPRSLSDWLPLCRNLLDTFFEADNDTEAVLVLIEQQWQKVISYGIEARYPDVVPLNLLRDELASRLDNERISQRFLAGPINFCTLMPMRSIPFKVVCLLGMNDGIYPRTLPPLGFDLMAKQVRRGDRSRRDDDRYLFLEALLSAQQQLYISYIGRSIQDNSQRYPSVLVSELIEYISQSYHLPGDEHLGADDSAKRVIQHLLCLHARMPFAAENFIQNSEQQSYAAEWLPSAESKGLAHPEFNQSLVPEALPEITLDELIRFYRHPVRAFFQLRLGVNFVIEETELPDEEPFTLDNLNRYQLNTQLLNALIDDGDINTVFTRARAAGSLPYGSFGELYWESQQEEMVPLAEQIRAERRDNYSIELNIEFGETVLTGWIHQVQEDGLIRWRPAALTAVDGLLLWIEHLVYCAAGGEGDSRMYGRKGTAWRYDTLSSDEARQYLQQLIMGYQQGMCEPLLLLSKSGWAWLSQCFERESGQILWDDETQTKARMKLLQVWQGDQRVSGEADDYYVQRVIRTMDNQHLDMIIHEAERYLLPIARHNKA, encoded by the coding sequence ATGTTCACGGTTTATCATTCTAATCAACTGGATTTACTCAAAGCGCTAACGACAGCGCTGATAGAACGAGAACCGTTAGATAATCCTTTCCAGCAAGAGGTTGTGTTAGTTCAAAGCCCTGGGATGGCACAATGGTTGCAAATGCAACTGGCGCAACAGTTTAGCATTGCAGCCAATATTGAGTTTCCGCTGCCTGCCACCTTTATCTGGGACATGTTTACCCGTGTTTTACCGGATATTCCGAAAGAGAGCGCTTTTAGCAAAGATGCCATGACATGGAAACTGATGTGGCTGCTACCGGATTTACTGGATGACCCCGCATTTTCGTCAATGCAGCGCTATCTCAGTGATGATGGCGACAAACGTAAGATTCACCAGCTTGCCGCGCGTGTTGCTGACCTTTTCGACCAGTATTTAGTCTACCGCCCAGAATGGCTAGAGGCTTGGGAAAGAGGTCAGCTTATTGATAATTTGGATGAAGCCCAACAATGGCAAGCCAAGTTATGGGTTGAGCTAACTCGTTATACTCGCCAACTGGAACAACCTGAATGGCACCGAGCTAATCTCTATCAGCGTTTTATTCGTACACTCCTCGACTCAAAGGTTTGTCCCGCAGGGCTGCCAAAACGGGTATTTATTTGCGGTATATCGGCACTACCTCCCGTCTATTTACAGGCACTGCAAGCGCTAGGTAAGCACATTGATATCCATTTGATGTTTACAAATCCTTGCCGCTATTTCTGGGGGGATATTCAGGATTATGCCTTCTTGGCTAAGCTGCAAAGCCGCAAACGTCGGCATTATCGTGAATCGATGGAAGGCCAACCAGTAGACGGTAAACCAACAGAAATAAGCCTGTTTCGCCATCCTGAGCAGGCCGAACAACTTTTCAATGCAGATGGTGAGCAGGATCTCAGTAATCCGCTACTGGCCTCATGGGGGCGGTTAGGGCGGGATCATATGTATCTATTGTCACAAGTGGATGATATCCAAGAGGTCCATGCTTTTGTCGATATCGATCCAGACAATCTTTTGCATGGTATTCAGCACGATATGTTGGAGTTAGAAGACCACGCCATTATTGGGACAACACCGGAAACGCTAGCGCATAGCGACCAAAAGCGGTGCCTAGATCTAGCTGATCGCTCACTGAGCCTGCATGTTTGCCATAGCCCACAAAGGGAAGTCGAGGTTTTACAAGATAGCCTATTGAGTTTGTTAGCCGCAAACCCTGAACTGACACCACGTGACATCATTGTGATGGTGGCAGACATTGATAGTTATACCCCCTATATCCAGGCCACATTTGGTAATGCAATTGGGGATCGCTACCTACCTTTTGCGATTTCAGACCGCAAGGCCAGTCAGGCTCATCCGGCATTACAAGCGTTTATCACCTTACTTGATCTGCCCCAAAGTCGGTTTACCTCTGAACAAGTCTTGGCGCTATTGGAAGTCCCAGCACTAGCCAATAAGTTCGGCATTACTGAAGATGGGCTGCGTCGTTTACGGCAATGGGTTGGGGAATCGGGCATTCGTTGGGGGCTAGATGATGAGAATGTGCGGGAACTCTCTTTACCTGCTACGGGGCAACACACTTGGCATTTTGGTATCACCCGCATGTTGCTGGGTTATGCCATGGACAGTAGTGCGGGGGATTGGCAAGGTGTTCTCCCGTATGATGAATCAAGTGGCTTGGCAGCGGAACTTGCAGGGCAATTGGCTGATATTTTGATGCAACTGAGCCAATGGCGACAACAGTTAAGTGAACCTCGCTCACTTAGCGACTGGCTACCCTTGTGTCGCAACTTATTGGATACCTTTTTTGAAGCTGATAATGATACCGAAGCTGTTTTGGTGCTGATAGAGCAGCAATGGCAGAAAGTGATCAGTTATGGCATTGAAGCTCGATATCCTGACGTGGTACCGCTTAATTTGTTGCGGGATGAACTGGCATCACGCTTAGATAATGAACGTATCAGTCAGCGTTTTCTGGCGGGGCCAATCAACTTCTGTACCTTGATGCCCATGCGCTCCATTCCATTTAAGGTGGTTTGTTTATTGGGTATGAACGACGGTATCTATCCGCGAACACTGCCGCCGCTGGGTTTTGATTTGATGGCCAAACAGGTTCGCCGTGGCGATCGTAGCCGCCGTGATGATGACCGATATCTGTTCTTAGAAGCACTACTTTCTGCTCAGCAACAGCTTTATATCAGTTATATAGGGCGTTCAATTCAAGATAACAGTCAGCGTTATCCTTCGGTGTTAGTCAGTGAGTTAATCGAATACATTTCACAGAGTTATCATTTACCCGGAGATGAGCACCTAGGTGCCGATGACAGCGCCAAACGGGTGATTCAGCACTTACTCTGTTTGCATGCGCGTATGCCGTTTGCAGCAGAAAACTTTATCCAAAATAGTGAACAGCAAAGTTACGCTGCCGAATGGCTGCCTTCGGCTGAATCTAAAGGGCTGGCTCACCCAGAGTTTAATCAATCCTTAGTTCCTGAAGCGTTACCCGAAATAACCTTGGATGAATTAATTCGTTTCTACCGCCATCCTGTCAGGGCCTTTTTTCAACTTCGCCTTGGGGTGAACTTTGTGATTGAAGAAACTGAATTACCGGATGAAGAGCCATTTACCCTTGATAATCTCAACCGATATCAGCTCAATACACAGCTACTGAATGCACTTATTGATGATGGTGATATCAATACTGTCTTTACTCGTGCTCGAGCGGCTGGCAGCCTGCCCTATGGATCTTTCGGTGAGCTATATTGGGAAAGTCAGCAAGAAGAAATGGTGCCACTGGCTGAACAAATACGCGCTGAACGGCGAGATAATTACAGTATTGAGCTTAATATTGAATTTGGTGAAACTGTCCTCACAGGCTGGATTCATCAGGTACAAGAGGATGGTTTAATCCGTTGGCGTCCCGCGGCATTGACGGCAGTTGATGGGCTTTTATTGTGGATTGAACATTTGGTGTATTGCGCCGCAGGCGGTGAGGGTGATAGCCGAATGTATGGACGTAAAGGAACGGCGTGGCGCTATGATACCTTGAGTTCTGATGAGGCTCGACAGTATCTACAACAACTTATCATGGGGTATCAGCAAGGGATGTGTGAACCTTTACTTCTGCTAAGTAAAAGTGGTTGGGCATGGTTAAGTCAGTGCTTTGAACGTGAGTCTGGCCAAATTCTGTGGGATGACGAAACACAGACGAAAGCACGGATGAAACTTTTGCAGGTTTGGCAAGGTGATCAGCGAGTTAGCGGTGAAGCTGACGATTATTACGTGCAAAGAGTGATTCGCACAATGGATAACCAACACCTCGACATGATAATACATGAAGCGGAGCGTTATTTATTACCGATTGCCCGCCATAATAAGGCATGA
- the ptrA gene encoding pitrilysin, whose protein sequence is MHKQFARIIGIFFLLGLLAPLSWAAEPAWQPLAEAIHKSEHDQREYQAIKLPNGMTVLLVSDAQAPKSLAALALPVGSLEDPNNQLGLAHYLEHMLLMGSKRFPEPGSFAEFLKKHGGSHNASTASYRTAYYLEIENDALAPAVDRLADAIAEPLLDPINADRERNAVNAELTMARSRDGMRMAQVNAETMNPAHPSARFSGGNLDTLKDKPDGKLHDELLSFYHRYYSANLMVGVLYSNQPLEQLAKLAADTFGRIPNRDAKVPPITVPAVTPDQTGIIIHYVPAQPRKQLKVEFRIDNNSAEFRSKTDTYISYLIGNRSKDTLSDWLQKQGLADAISAGADPMVDRNGGVFSISVSLTDKGLAKRDVVVAAIFDYINMLHKDGIKKSYFDEIAHVLNLDFRYPSITRDMDYIEWLVDMMLRVPVAHVLDAPYLADHYDPKAIAARLAEMTPENARIWFVSPDEPHNKVAYFVDAPYQVNKISPEVMKEWKQLGSDISLSLPALNPYIPDNFELIKADKNITHPQKVAEQPGLRVFYMPSQYFADEPKADISVAFRNQHALDSARHQVLFALTDYLAGLSLDELSYQASIGGISFSTSPNNGLYVSANGFTQRMPQLLTSLVEGYSSFTPTEDQLAQAKSWYREQLEVAEKGKAYELAIQPAKLLSHVPYSERSERRELLNTISVQDIVTYRNSLLKKSAIEVLAVGNMTAPQVTSLAESLKKQMSLTGTTWWTGEDVVIDKAQLANMERVGSSSDAALAAVYVPTGYSEIDGMARSALLGQIVQPWFYDQLRTEEQLGYAVFAFPMSVGRQWGLGFLLQSNSKQPDYLYQRYQAFYPQAEKRLREMKPVDFEQYKQGLINQLLQRPQTLDEEAGRYSNDFNRNNFAFDSREKMIAQVKLLNNAALADFFQQAVTKPQGLALLSQVKGQGQTAGGYAVLNGWTTFPTTSALQATLPQKVLAP, encoded by the coding sequence ATGCATAAACAGTTTGCCCGCATCATTGGCATATTTTTCTTACTGGGTTTGCTAGCACCATTAAGTTGGGCGGCAGAGCCTGCATGGCAGCCTCTAGCAGAAGCTATTCACAAAAGTGAACATGACCAACGCGAATATCAGGCAATAAAGTTGCCAAATGGTATGACCGTATTACTCGTTTCTGATGCACAAGCCCCTAAATCCTTGGCAGCGCTCGCGTTGCCGGTAGGATCATTGGAAGATCCTAATAACCAATTAGGTCTGGCTCATTATTTGGAACACATGCTATTGATGGGCTCTAAACGTTTCCCAGAACCTGGCAGTTTTGCTGAGTTCCTGAAGAAACATGGTGGCAGCCACAATGCGAGTACCGCATCTTATCGAACCGCCTATTATCTTGAAATTGAAAATGATGCATTGGCCCCTGCCGTTGATCGACTCGCGGATGCTATCGCAGAGCCCTTACTCGATCCGATAAATGCAGATCGTGAACGTAATGCTGTAAATGCTGAACTGACGATGGCCCGTTCCCGTGATGGGATGCGTATGGCGCAGGTGAATGCTGAAACGATGAATCCTGCGCATCCAAGTGCGCGTTTCTCGGGCGGTAACCTAGATACACTAAAAGATAAGCCTGATGGTAAATTACATGACGAGTTATTGAGCTTCTATCATCGTTACTACTCAGCCAATTTGATGGTGGGCGTACTGTATAGCAACCAGCCTCTGGAACAATTAGCAAAACTAGCCGCTGATACCTTTGGCCGCATCCCAAATCGAGATGCAAAAGTGCCGCCAATTACTGTACCTGCAGTCACGCCTGACCAAACCGGCATCATTATTCATTATGTTCCGGCCCAACCACGTAAACAGCTTAAAGTGGAATTCCGCATTGATAACAATAGTGCCGAGTTTCGTAGTAAAACAGATACTTATATTAGCTATTTGATAGGTAATCGCAGTAAAGACACATTATCTGACTGGCTACAAAAGCAGGGACTGGCAGATGCCATCAGTGCAGGCGCTGACCCAATGGTCGACCGTAATGGCGGCGTGTTTTCTATTTCGGTATCACTCACCGATAAAGGTTTAGCCAAACGTGATGTTGTCGTGGCTGCCATCTTTGATTACATCAATATGCTGCACAAAGACGGCATTAAAAAGAGCTATTTTGATGAAATCGCCCATGTGTTAAATCTTGATTTCCGCTATCCCTCAATCACACGGGATATGGATTATATCGAGTGGCTGGTGGATATGATGCTGCGAGTCCCTGTCGCGCATGTCCTTGATGCACCTTATCTGGCTGATCATTATGATCCTAAAGCCATTGCCGCTCGTTTGGCAGAAATGACGCCAGAAAATGCGAGGATCTGGTTCGTTAGTCCAGACGAACCTCATAACAAAGTGGCGTATTTTGTCGATGCTCCTTATCAGGTCAATAAAATCAGCCCTGAAGTGATGAAAGAGTGGAAGCAGCTAGGTAGTGATATTTCGCTGAGTTTACCTGCTCTTAACCCCTACATTCCGGACAACTTTGAGCTAATTAAAGCGGATAAAAATATTACCCATCCGCAAAAAGTTGCTGAACAACCAGGCTTACGGGTGTTTTACATGCCGAGCCAATATTTTGCAGACGAACCCAAAGCCGATATCTCAGTTGCTTTTCGCAATCAGCATGCTTTGGACTCTGCTCGTCATCAGGTCCTATTCGCGCTGACTGATTATCTGGCAGGGCTTTCACTTGATGAACTGAGTTACCAAGCTTCTATTGGTGGGATCAGCTTCTCAACATCGCCAAATAATGGGTTGTATGTCAGCGCTAATGGCTTTACGCAAAGGATGCCACAGCTATTAACTTCTTTGGTTGAAGGTTATTCCAGCTTCACGCCAACAGAAGACCAATTGGCACAAGCTAAGTCTTGGTACCGTGAACAACTTGAGGTTGCCGAAAAAGGCAAAGCCTATGAGTTAGCGATTCAGCCAGCCAAATTACTATCACATGTTCCTTATTCTGAACGTAGCGAGCGGCGTGAACTGCTCAACACCATCAGTGTTCAAGACATCGTGACCTACCGTAATAGTTTGCTCAAAAAATCGGCCATTGAAGTATTGGCTGTTGGGAATATGACTGCGCCACAAGTGACTTCACTAGCAGAGTCGCTGAAAAAGCAAATGAGTTTGACGGGGACAACTTGGTGGACGGGCGAAGATGTCGTGATCGATAAAGCGCAACTAGCCAATATGGAACGGGTCGGTAGTAGCTCTGATGCTGCGCTAGCGGCGGTGTATGTGCCTACCGGTTATTCGGAAATTGATGGTATGGCGCGCAGCGCATTACTGGGCCAAATTGTTCAACCCTGGTTCTACGATCAACTGCGCACGGAGGAACAGCTGGGTTATGCGGTCTTTGCCTTCCCAATGTCGGTTGGCCGTCAGTGGGGGTTAGGTTTCTTATTGCAAAGTAACAGTAAACAACCTGATTACCTTTATCAGCGATATCAGGCCTTCTATCCACAGGCAGAGAAGCGCCTGCGTGAGATGAAACCGGTTGATTTTGAACAATATAAGCAAGGGCTAATCAACCAGTTGCTGCAACGTCCGCAAACGCTAGATGAAGAAGCTGGCCGTTACAGTAATGATTTCAACCGCAATAATTTTGCTTTTGATAGCCGTGAAAAAATGATTGCTCAAGTGAAATTGCTAAACAATGCCGCGTTGGCTGATTTCTTCCAGCAAGCCGTCACCAAACCGCAAGGTCTGGCGTTACTTTCTCAGGTGAAGGGACAAGGGCAAACAGCGGGCGGGTATGCAGTACTGAACGGGTGGACTACGTTCCCAACGACTTCAGCTTTACAGGCGACCTTGCCACAGAAGGTCTTGGCACCATGA